The DNA segment ATAAACCTCTAGAAGGAAACGTCGACTTCCATGTCCTCAGTGGCCTCTTCGAGCCCGTCTTCCTGGACGCTCGCTGTGTGCTGGATCGAGAGGTCAGCGTCGGTGAGCACCTCCTCGAAGGCCGTCCGGTAGCGCTGGCTCGTCCGGCGGGCGCGGTTCTGGGCGGCCGCCACGCGCCGATAGCGGTCGATCGCCCCCTCGTCGGCGTCCAGCTCCGCAGCGATGGTTTCCTCGTCGGCGTCTTCGACTAACAGGTCCCGGAGCGTCGCCAGTTCGAACGGCGCGTCGGTGTCGCTCTCGCCGACCAGATGGAGATCCATCCGCGCGATACGGACTGTCTCCGGGTCGAGGTCGAGTTCCGACGCGAGCGCTTCGTCATTTGCACCCTCGTAAAACCCCCGAACGATCCGAACGAGTGTCGCCGTCTCACAGTCGGTCTCGAAGTCGTACCGCTGTCGCATCTCCCCGATCACCTCGACCAACCGATCGTCAACGGCCCCTTCGTCGGCGTCGGTCAGTGACCCCCGCTCCTCCTTCTGCCGTTCGGTGACCGTCTCCTCTTCGGCAACGTCGACGAAGATATCCCGGAGCTGTTCGGTCTTCTCGTCCATCGGACCGATACACGACGATCCGGGCGTAAAAACCCATCCCCTGTTTTCATCGGACGGGATCGGAAACGATGCGGGGGATCCGGATCGTTCCACAGATCGCGCACGAGAACGGCCCGCGCAGCACTGGCCCGTCGTCACGTCGTTCGGAAGGCGCGGTCGCCGGCGTCGCCCAGTCCCGGAATGATGTAGCCGTCGTCGTCGAGGTGGTCGTCGATGGCGACCGAGAGCACGTCGATATCGGGGAACTGCTCGTTCAGCCGGACCAGGCCTTCGGGGGCGCTGACGGCCGCGAGCACGAGCAGTCGCTCGGGATCGCCCATCCCCTGGACGTGTTCCAGGACGGTCGCCATCGTCGAGCCGGTCGCGAGCATCGGGTCGGCGACGATGACCGTGTCTTCCGGGTGGATCTCCGGAAGCTTCACGTAGTCGACTTCGATGTCGAACTCGCCGGTATCGTCCATCCCGCCGGACTCGTCGCGGCTGGCGGAGATGACGCCCTGGCGCGCGCGGGGGAACGCCTTGAGCAGTCCCTCGACGAACGGCGTCGCCGCCCGGAGGACGTTGATGATCACGACGTCGTCCATGCCGACGACGCGCTCGCCGGTGGTCTCGGTCAGCGGCGTCTGGACGCTCTCGTAAGCCGTCTCCATGACGCCGTCGATGATCTCGTAGCCACAGATCCGGCCGAGCTTCACCAGCCCTTTCCGGAACGCGACCTGTTCGGTCTCGACGCTTCGCAACTGTGTGAGGGTGTGTTTCGCCAGCGCATGCGTGACCACTTTCGCCTCGCCTCGGTCTTCGATCGTCATATGCGAGCCAGGGTCAGCGACGGGCAAATAACTGACGAGAGCGATCCGTCTAGCCGTCGTACTCGACGCCCAGCTCTTCGAGCAGAGTTCGGGCGGCCGCTGCCGACGAGGGCGGTCCGCGACCGGTCACCAGGTCGCCGTCGACAGTGACGCTGGTGTCTTCGTCGAGTTCGGCGTCCCAGTCGGCACCGGCGGCTTTGACCTCGTCTTCGACCCAGTAGGGGAGCTTTCGGCCGTCCGGCAGCCGATCGTGCTCGTCGACGATCCCCTCTTCCCAGGCGTTGGGGAAACCGGTTACCGAGCGCCCTTTGGCCAGGATATCGCCCGACGCATCGCGTGTAAACGCCAGGATCCCGACCGTGTGACAGACGACCATGGCCTTCCCGTCCTCGCCCTCGACGGCAGTCCGGAGGGCTTTCCGGGCGTGTGTGTCCTGATTGACGTCCCACTCCGTGCCGTGACCGCCGGGGAAGACGACCGCGTCGAACGCGCCGGGATCGACCGCCGCGAGCGGTTCGGGATCGTTCAGCCGCTCGTCGTTTTCGTGGACGTCCTTGACCAGCGCAGCAGTCTCCTCGTCCACCTCGTCGGTGTCGATCGATCGTTCGTCGAGTACCGCCGGTCCGCCGGACGGCGTCGCGACGGTCACGTCCAGCCCGGCGTCGTCGAGCGTCGTGAGCGGCTCGATACATTCCTCGCCCCAGTAGCCGTGTTCGCTAACGATGAACAGTGCGGATGGCATCACGGGCCACTTCGGGCGGCAGTCGGTTGTATCCCTGGTTTCCGGAAAATGTCCGACTGCGTTCGAACGGCCGACGCCGACCCGAACGCTGCCGGAAGGGTTAACCTCGCTGAAGCCGAATACGCGTCCCACAATGGACCGGACGGGTCGGTCGAGCGTACCCAGCGTATCCGTGTACAACCATGTCTGACATCGAAGAGAGCGTCTCCGGGTTCAAGATCCGGGGCGGCTGGGCGGACATTGTCGAGCACGGCGAGCGCCTCACGCGGGCGCTGAAAGACATCGCCGAACAGGAAGACGTCGAGGTCGACGCCGACGCCCTCGAGGAGTTCGACGAGTGGCGGCCCAAGAGCCACGAACGGCTCGACGAGGACGTCAGCGAGAAGACTGCCGAGCAGGCCAGCGTCGGCGAGGGCAAAGGCGAGAAGAAAGGGAAAGACCCTGACGAGGACCTCCAGACGGCCGGCGAGAAGCTCAGCGAGTCCTACGAGAACCTCGACGACCCCGACGAGGCCGTCGACAAGTGGGGCGAGTCGATCGATTACGTCACCCGCGCCGCTGACTCGGCCAGTCGGAAGGCCCTCCGAAAGGTCGAGGACACGGTCTACCAGAACGTGATGACTCAGCTCGCACCGTACTACTTCGATAACGAACTGATCAGCGCCAATCTCAGGCGCGTCAGCGATGGAGATCCCGAATACGTCTTCGAGGTCAACGTCAACGACGACGACCTGAAGATCAGGGTCTCCAATCAGCTGGCCGACTACGAGCAGGAGGTCGACCGCTGGCATATCGACGCCGAGAAGGAGACCGCGGCGCCCGAGGCGGCCGAGGGCATCGAGATCCCTGAGCGGAACTACGACGACGCCGATCCGCGAAACACCTGATCTGCACGGTCACCCGTTCCCTCGCCGAGAGCGGTAGGCTATTGTCCGGCGACCGCAAACGCACATACAATGGTAGAGGCGACGCTGCTGGCAACGCTGGCTGTCGCGACGCTCGCGAGTCTGTTCATGGCGTGGGCAATCGGCGCCGGCTCCTCGGGATCGACCCCGTTTGCCCCCGCGGTCGGGGCCAACGCGATCTCGGTGCTCCGGGCCGGGTTTCTGGTCGGCATCCTCGGGTTTGCCGGGGCGACGCTCCAGGGCGCGAACGTCTCCGAAGCCGTCGGGCAGGAACTGATCGGCGGCGTCACGCTCTCGCCCGCCGGGGCGACGCTGGCGCTGCTTTTGGCCGCCGGGCTGGTGGCGTTCGGCGTGTTCACGGGCTATCCGATCGCGACGGCCTTTACCGTCACCGGCGCAGTCGTCGGCATCGGACTGGCCGCCGGTGGCGTCCCGGCGTGGGCGAAATACCAGGAGATCGTCGCGCTGTGGGTCGCCACACCCTTCGTCGGTGGCGGGATCGCCTACGGCGTCGCGAAGACGCTCCGGGATCAGCGCGTCCCGGAACGGCTCGCGGTCCCCGCGCTCGCGGGGCTCGTCGCAATCGTCCTCGCGAACGTCAACTTCGTCTTGTTCGGTGGTCCGGGCGAACAGTCCTCGATCGCCGTCGAGGCTGCCGCCACTCTCGGAGCGAGTTCGCTCGCCGGTCGAGTGGGCGTTTCGGTCGCGTTCGCGCTGGCCGTCGCCGCTCTCCTGTACCGGGACCTGCGCGTCGACGCCGCGGCCGGCCAGCGTCACTTCCTGCTTGCCCTCGGCGGACTGGTCGCCTTCTCGGCGGGCGGCAGCCAGGTCGGACTGGCGATCGGGCCGCTCCTGCCGTTGCTCGGCCCGGAAACCGGCGTCGAGGTCCCGATCTCGACCGTGCTCGTCTTCGGCGGACTCGGGCTGCTCGCAGGTTCGTGGACAGGTGCACCCCGGATGATCAAGGCGATCGCCCAGGACTACTCCTCGCTGGGACCGCGCCGCTCGATCGCTGCGTTGATCCCCAGTTTCGCGATCGCACAGATCGCCGTCTTCTTCGGCATCCCCGTCTCGTTCAACGAGATCATCGTCAGTGCGATCATCGGCAGCGGCTACGCGGCCGGTGGCGGCGCGGTCAGCGGCGAAAAGATGGCCAAGACGGTCCTGGCGTGGATCGGGTCGCTCGCACTGGCGCTCGGACTCGGCTACGGCCTGTTCACCGTCTGGACCGTCGTGGTGTAATCACTCGGGCGACTCGTCGCTGTCGCCTTCGGTGGATTCAATCTCCTCGCGGTCTTCCTCAATCCGGGTGATTCGGGCCTTCATGATCCGAGTGTTCTCGACCTGTTCGACGCGGATCTCGACGCCGTCGTACGCGATAATCTCCCCTTCCTCGACCAGTCGGCCGACGCGGTTGAAGATGAACCCGGCCAGCGTCTCGAACTCCTCGCCCTCGGGGATGTCGATGTCCAGCGCTTCGTTGACCTCCTCGATGTTGACCTCGCCTTTCACCGTCGCGGTGTCGTCGTCGATGAACTCGATCGGCTCTTCCTCGCTCCCTTCCAGGATTTCGCCGACGATCTCCTCTGTGAGGTCCTCCATCGTCACGATGCCTTCGGTGGTGCCGAACTCGTCGATGACGACGACCATGTGCATGCGGTTTTTCCGCATCTCCTTGAGGAGGTCGTCGACGTTCTTGCTCTCGGGGACGTGCAGCGTCGGCTCGATGAGATCAGCCAGTTCGAGTTCCTCGTTCTCGCCGTAGTTGAGGTCCCGCACGAGATCGCGGATGTGTACGACGCCGATGACGTTGTCGAGGCTCCCCTCGTAGACCGGCAGCCGAGCGTGACCGCTCTGGATGCAGGTCTCGATGGCCTCCGCGATATCCGCGTCCTTGGAGACGGCTGTGACGTCCAGTCGCGGCGTCATGACCTCCTTCGCGATCGTGTTGTTAAACCGCAGCGTCCGGTGGAGCATCTCCCGCTCTTCCTCGTCGAGGACGCCTTCGCGTTCGCCGGTTTTGATCATATTGCGGATCTCGTCACGGGTGACGTAGGTACTCTCGATCGTCGAGCGACCGCCAGTGATCTTGTTGACGGCCCGAGTCAGTTGATCGAACAGCGCGATCAGCGGAAACAGGACTTTCCCGACGATCTTCAACGGCGGGGCGATCCGCCGCGCGTGCAACTCGGTGTTCTCGACGGCGTAGGACTTGGGCGCGCTCTCGCCGAACAGCAACACGAGCGACGTGATGCCGAGCGACGAGACGATCACGGCCGTGCCCGCGTCGAAATAAAAGCCCACGATCGTCGTCGAGATGGAGGACATCGTGATGTTGACCATGTTGTTCCCGACCAGGATCGTCACGAGCAGGCGGTGCGGGTCGTCCTTGAGGGACTTGACCGCTCTCGCGCCGCGCAGGCCCTGTTCGACCATCGCGTCGACCTGGTGGGCCGGCAGCGAGAACATCGCGATCTCCGAGGAGGAGAAGAACCCCGACCCTATGATGAGAAACAGAATCATGAGGATGCCGATGCCCGTGACTGCCGCTTGCGACAGTTCAGTGCCGACGATCGGTACAGTGTATAGCTCGATACCGGCATTTGACGCCGCTGCAAGTGCGGATATCCCCATCAACACTCACTGTTTCCGTGGGGACGAATTAACTCTTTTGTGACCGCGCCGGTCGGAACGAGTGGCCGCAGAGTTATACCTCCGGCACGCGTATGTTATCAAATGGCAGACGACAAGCGCGGACGGGAAGACCAGGCCCGAAACGAGGAGCGCCGCCAGCGAGCGCGCGAGATCGCTGCGGAACTCGAACGCGGGGACGAACCGGAGCCGCCAATCGAACCGGCGGAGCTGGCCGATTTCGAGTCCGCCCTCGAACCCCTCTCGTTCCCGGCGACGGGTGCGGAGATCGTCGAGACAGTCGGCGACCGGGGGATCGAATCGATCGACGGACCGTACACCGTCGAACAGCTCGTCCCGGACACGGACCAGGAGTCGTTCGACACACCCCAATCAGTCCGGGCTCGCGTCCAGCGACCGGCTGTCGCCGCGGCGATGAAACAGGTCGTCGAGGCCGCCGAGACGCTGCGAAACGCCGAACTGAGCGGCTCACAGCGCGAGGCCTACGAGAAGACGTTCCGGGCACTGCGGGCGATCGACGCCGACGACGAGGACGAAGGGGTCCAGGTTATCGCCGACTGGATCGTCGAGCGGGTTGACGAGAAGGGGGCGCTGCCGGGATCACGGGCGGTCCGCCGGCAGGCAGCTACGTATTGCCGGTCGAACGACTACGAGATCCGCAACGACGAGTGGCTGGGGATCTAGCGGTTCCCGGCGCCCCGTTTCGATAGTCGTTGGGAGTCCGGAATCACTATGCTCCCGGACGTGTGAGACCCACCCAGATGAAAGTCTTCGGGTCAAGTGGCGTTCGCGGGGTCGTCAACGAGACGTTGACGCCGGAATACGCGCTCCAGGTCGCGATGGCGGCGGGCACCGTCTGGCGCAACGAACTGGGCGTCTCGCGGGTCGCACTCGCCCACGACACGCGTACCAGCGGCGGGATGATCGCCGACGCCGCGCGCAGCGGTCTCGCGAGTGTCGGTCTCGACGTCGATTACCTCGGGACGATCCCGACGCCCGGGGCACAGACCTACGCCGATCGGGAGTCGATCCCGGCGCTGATGGTGACGGCCTCACACAACCCGCCACAGCACAACGGGATCAAACTCATCGGCCGTGACGGCATCGAACTGGCGGTCGACCAACTCGAACGGGTCGAACAGCGCCTGCTCGGCGAGCGCTTCGAGCGCAGCGAGTGGGGCGCGATCGGCCAGGCCCGGACCATAGACGGTGTCCGTCAGGACTACATCGACCAGCTCCTCGACTCGGTCGACCGCGAGCGCATCGCCGACGCGGAGCTGACGGTCGCGATCGATCCCGGACACGGCGCCGGATCGGTGACCAGCCCGCAGTTCTTCCGCGAACTTGGCTGTCACGTGCTGACCATCAACGCCCAGCCGGACGGCCACTTCCCAGGGCGGAAACCGGAACCGGTCGCCGACAATCTTGGCGATCTACAGCGGCTGGTCGAAACCAGCGACGCCGATCTGGGGATCGCACACGACGGCGATGCCGACCGTGCGATCTTCGTCGACGAGACCGGCTCGTTCATCGAGGGCGACGCTGCGCTTGCCGCGCTGGCCCGGGAGGAACTCCGGGCCGGCGACGGCGTCGTCTCGGCGGTCAGCACCTCTCAGCGGCTGGTCGACGTCGCCGACGACGTCGGCGCGGAGTTGCACCTCACCCGGATCGGGTCGAGTCACATCATCACGAAGGTCCAGGCACTCCAGAAGGAGGGCACGAGGGTCCCGATCGCCGGCGAGGGCAACGGCGGGATCATTTTCCCCGGCTACCGGACGATCCGGGACGGGGCCTACACGGCCGCCCGGTTCTGCGAGTTGCTCGCGGACCAGGAGGCTAGCGAGATCGCCGCCGATTACGACGAGTACTACAACGTCCGGAAGAACGTCCACTACGAGGATGAAGGCGAGCGCTCGGCGATGACCGACGCGATCGAGACCGTTGCCCACCAGACCGATGTCGATGTCACGACGATTGACGGGCACCGACTCGAATTCGACGATGGCTGGGTGCTGGCCCGCCCCAGCGGGACCGAACCGCTGATCCGGATCTACGCCGAAGCCCGTGATCCCGACCGCGCCGAGGAACTCGCGGCCCTTATGCACGACGCCGTCACGGCCGCCGCGGCAGCCGCCTGATAATTGCCAACTGGCCGCCAAACTAGCTACCCACTCAGGACCTCTGAGAGTCGCTCGCGTTGCTCGCGCAACTGCTCCAGCTCCGTTTGTATCTCGCCGCTTTTGAGACGTTTGCGCTCCCCCTCCTCGAGTTGCGTCCGCGCGACGGCACTGTCGCGCAGTCGCTCGTAGTCCTCGCGCCGACTGAGCGCGCGCACGTCACGGAGCTGCGTTTCGACTGACGTCGGCGGGTCGAACCGGGCGACGACCGAGACGAGTTCGCGACACCGGAACCGTAGCGTCTCGGCCGCCGGCGGCGGCCACCCGATCGTCAACGGCTCCGCGTCCAGTCGCTGCAGATACGTCCGGTGGGTCGCGACGCTGCGCTTGAGCGCGCGGGCGTCCGCGACGTAGTGGTCGAGCTTCGAGACCGAGTACTCGGCGTACTCCAGCAGCTGCGGGATCGATTCGGTGCCGGCCTCGGCCGTCCGCACGTACGCAAGCAGATCGTCCGGTGGCTGGCGGTATTCCACGAGCGGGAACGCGGCCGTCGACTCGACGAATCCGAGCACTTCGCGTGCGCTCGCGTCCCGCGTGAACGACTCGAAGGCAGTCCCGACCGCGTCGTTGTACGCTTCGATCGGCTCGCGGAGTCGCTCGACGGGCGCGTCCAGGTCCGCGTCGCCGAGTTCGATCAGCCGCTCGTACTCCGTGATTCGCTCGTCGATTGACTGTCGTTCCCGTTCGAGGGCGCTTCTCGTCTCTTCGAGGCGCTCCCGCGTCCGTTCGCGTTCGTCGAGACGCTCGACCAGTTCGGCGACCGGCGACAGTGCCTCGCGTGCGTCCTGAAAGTCGGCGTGCTTGAGATACCGCTCGTGCATCATATCGTCGACAGCCTCGAAGTCCTCGCGATGGGGCAGGTCTTCGGGCAGGTGCTCGAAGAAGTGCGCCAGCTCGTCCTGGTACTCGATGAACGCCTCCATGTCGACCTCGCCCTCGCCGTCGCTGACGATGCGGGACTCGTAGCGATCGAACAGTTCCGTCACCTCTCTG comes from the Halapricum desulfuricans genome and includes:
- a CDS encoding conditioned medium-induced protein 4 codes for the protein MDEKTEQLRDIFVDVAEEETVTERQKEERGSLTDADEGAVDDRLVEVIGEMRQRYDFETDCETATLVRIVRGFYEGANDEALASELDLDPETVRIARMDLHLVGESDTDAPFELATLRDLLVEDADEETIAAELDADEGAIDRYRRVAAAQNRARRTSQRYRTAFEEVLTDADLSIQHTASVQEDGLEEATEDMEVDVSF
- the upp gene encoding uracil phosphoribosyltransferase produces the protein MTIEDRGEAKVVTHALAKHTLTQLRSVETEQVAFRKGLVKLGRICGYEIIDGVMETAYESVQTPLTETTGERVVGMDDVVIINVLRAATPFVEGLLKAFPRARQGVISASRDESGGMDDTGEFDIEVDYVKLPEIHPEDTVIVADPMLATGSTMATVLEHVQGMGDPERLLVLAAVSAPEGLVRLNEQFPDIDVLSVAIDDHLDDDGYIIPGLGDAGDRAFRTT
- a CDS encoding type 1 glutamine amidotransferase domain-containing protein: MPSALFIVSEHGYWGEECIEPLTTLDDAGLDVTVATPSGGPAVLDERSIDTDEVDEETAALVKDVHENDERLNDPEPLAAVDPGAFDAVVFPGGHGTEWDVNQDTHARKALRTAVEGEDGKAMVVCHTVGILAFTRDASGDILAKGRSVTGFPNAWEEGIVDEHDRLPDGRKLPYWVEDEVKAAGADWDAELDEDTSVTVDGDLVTGRGPPSSAAAARTLLEELGVEYDG
- a CDS encoding DUF5828 family protein, which produces MSDIEESVSGFKIRGGWADIVEHGERLTRALKDIAEQEDVEVDADALEEFDEWRPKSHERLDEDVSEKTAEQASVGEGKGEKKGKDPDEDLQTAGEKLSESYENLDDPDEAVDKWGESIDYVTRAADSASRKALRKVEDTVYQNVMTQLAPYYFDNELISANLRRVSDGDPEYVFEVNVNDDDLKIRVSNQLADYEQEVDRWHIDAEKETAAPEAAEGIEIPERNYDDADPRNT
- a CDS encoding inorganic phosphate transporter, with product MVEATLLATLAVATLASLFMAWAIGAGSSGSTPFAPAVGANAISVLRAGFLVGILGFAGATLQGANVSEAVGQELIGGVTLSPAGATLALLLAAGLVAFGVFTGYPIATAFTVTGAVVGIGLAAGGVPAWAKYQEIVALWVATPFVGGGIAYGVAKTLRDQRVPERLAVPALAGLVAIVLANVNFVLFGGPGEQSSIAVEAAATLGASSLAGRVGVSVAFALAVAALLYRDLRVDAAAGQRHFLLALGGLVAFSAGGSQVGLAIGPLLPLLGPETGVEVPISTVLVFGGLGLLAGSWTGAPRMIKAIAQDYSSLGPRRSIAALIPSFAIAQIAVFFGIPVSFNEIIVSAIIGSGYAAGGGAVSGEKMAKTVLAWIGSLALALGLGYGLFTVWTVVV
- a CDS encoding hemolysin family protein; the encoded protein is MGISALAAASNAGIELYTVPIVGTELSQAAVTGIGILMILFLIIGSGFFSSSEIAMFSLPAHQVDAMVEQGLRGARAVKSLKDDPHRLLVTILVGNNMVNITMSSISTTIVGFYFDAGTAVIVSSLGITSLVLLFGESAPKSYAVENTELHARRIAPPLKIVGKVLFPLIALFDQLTRAVNKITGGRSTIESTYVTRDEIRNMIKTGEREGVLDEEEREMLHRTLRFNNTIAKEVMTPRLDVTAVSKDADIAEAIETCIQSGHARLPVYEGSLDNVIGVVHIRDLVRDLNYGENEELELADLIEPTLHVPESKNVDDLLKEMRKNRMHMVVVIDEFGTTEGIVTMEDLTEEIVGEILEGSEEEPIEFIDDDTATVKGEVNIEEVNEALDIDIPEGEEFETLAGFIFNRVGRLVEEGEIIAYDGVEIRVEQVENTRIMKARITRIEEDREEIESTEGDSDESPE
- a CDS encoding DUF5789 family protein, whose amino-acid sequence is MADDKRGREDQARNEERRQRAREIAAELERGDEPEPPIEPAELADFESALEPLSFPATGAEIVETVGDRGIESIDGPYTVEQLVPDTDQESFDTPQSVRARVQRPAVAAAMKQVVEAAETLRNAELSGSQREAYEKTFRALRAIDADDEDEGVQVIADWIVERVDEKGALPGSRAVRRQAATYCRSNDYEIRNDEWLGI
- the glmM gene encoding phosphoglucosamine mutase, with amino-acid sequence MKVFGSSGVRGVVNETLTPEYALQVAMAAGTVWRNELGVSRVALAHDTRTSGGMIADAARSGLASVGLDVDYLGTIPTPGAQTYADRESIPALMVTASHNPPQHNGIKLIGRDGIELAVDQLERVEQRLLGERFERSEWGAIGQARTIDGVRQDYIDQLLDSVDRERIADAELTVAIDPGHGAGSVTSPQFFRELGCHVLTINAQPDGHFPGRKPEPVADNLGDLQRLVETSDADLGIAHDGDADRAIFVDETGSFIEGDAALAALAREELRAGDGVVSAVSTSQRLVDVADDVGAELHLTRIGSSHIITKVQALQKEGTRVPIAGEGNGGIIFPGYRTIRDGAYTAARFCELLADQEASEIAADYDEYYNVRKNVHYEDEGERSAMTDAIETVAHQTDVDVTTIDGHRLEFDDGWVLARPSGTEPLIRIYAEARDPDRAEELAALMHDAVTAAAAAA
- a CDS encoding DUF7118 family protein produces the protein MSEEGVEELIDRLQRRRRAYEEACNRVEEAGEDRLQRLAEYYREVTELFDRYESRIVSDGEGEVDMEAFIEYQDELAHFFEHLPEDLPHREDFEAVDDMMHERYLKHADFQDAREALSPVAELVERLDERERTRERLEETRSALERERQSIDERITEYERLIELGDADLDAPVERLREPIEAYNDAVGTAFESFTRDASAREVLGFVESTAAFPLVEYRQPPDDLLAYVRTAEAGTESIPQLLEYAEYSVSKLDHYVADARALKRSVATHRTYLQRLDAEPLTIGWPPPAAETLRFRCRELVSVVARFDPPTSVETQLRDVRALSRREDYERLRDSAVARTQLEEGERKRLKSGEIQTELEQLREQRERLSEVLSG